In the genome of Chryseobacterium sp. 52, the window CTATATTATTTTTACATTTGAAAAACATATACTATCAACTCCATATATCTCAATACATTACGTTTTTTACATCAGCCTCTCAATGGAGAGGTTTTTTATTTTCCAATGTAATTTTCAAAATTCTACAAATACTTTTTTGGAAAAATAGAACCAGAGCATATTAAAAAATGGCTTAGAATCTTGCTGATTGGCAACTGATTACCGGTTTTGAAATCATGAAGATATACCTGAAAGCCTTCTGATGCAGGGATAATTTCTCATAAAATTAATATAGAGATCCATTTTTAGAAAAAATTTAAGCCCTATATTTGCACCGCAATGTTAAAATGGTTTTCCATAGTATGTTCGATGATGTATGTGTTTGCTACCACCAATACGGCGGAGGTGCTTAAGGTGCCGTTGTTTGTACAGCATTTTATCGAATATGAAGGAAACTTAGCAGAGTTTGTCATGGAGCACTATGACAACCACAAAGAAGACTCTGACTGGGCTACCGACCAGAAACTGCCATTTATCAATCCGCCCATCGTACTGATGGTTAATGCTCAGCTCCCTGAAATTACATTTCGGATAGAAAAACCTACAGAGATTACCGTATCTCGGGAAAAGAGTACGTATCAGGAAAAAGACTTTCCGAGTCTCTATCTTTCCCGGATTTTCCAGCCTCCGCGGTTCTCTTAATTGATTTTAAATTGAAAATTAATGCTTTAAGATTTGTTCTTGAAGCAGTCGGTTTCTTGTTACCTATCAATTAATAATTTTTCCATGTTAAATAAAATTATTGAGTTTTCTGTAAAGAATAAACTCATCATTGCCCTTTTTACTATAGGGCTCATCCTTCTCGGGATCTATGAAACTACAAAGCTTCCTATTGATGCCCAGCCGGATATTACCAATAATCAGGTTCAGATCATTACCACAGCACCTTCTTACGGAGCAGCTGATATAGAACGTCTCGTTACCTTTCCGATAGAACAGGCGACCAGCAATATCAGTGGAATCACTGAACTCCGCAGTTTCTCACGCTTTGGACTTTCTCTGGTAACCGTTGTTTTTGATGATAAAACAGATGTCTATTGGGCCCGTCAGCAGGTACAGGAACGCCTGCAGCTTGTTCAGGAAAACATTCCTGAAGGAATCGGGAAACCTGAGCTGGGACCTATCTCTTCAGGGCTCGGAGAGATTTTCCAGTATGTCGTAAGAGCTAAAAAAGGATATGAAAATGTCTATGACGAAACTGAACTCAGAACCATTCAGGACTGGGTGATCAGACGCCAGCTTTTAGGAACAAAAGGAGTAGCAGACGTCAGCAGTTTCGGTGGTAAGCTAAAACAATATGAAATAGCTATTAATCCTAATCAATTACAGGCTTTTAATATCAATATCAACGATGTTTTCGCCGCATTGGAGAAAAATAATCAGAATACAGGAGGCGCCTATATCGAGAAGAAAGAAACCGTTCTCTTCATCCGTAGCGAAGGTCTTTTAGGAAGTGCAGAAGATATTGGAAATATCCAGGTTGCCAATACCAAAGACGGTATTCCCGTTCACATCAAGGATGTTGCATCGGTGAAGATTGGCTTTGCCACCCGTTATGGAGCCATGACTTATAATGATACCGGGGAAGTGTCAGGGGCTATCGTTTTGATGCTAAAAGGGGAAAACGCCAATGAAGTCATTGGAAATATCAAACAGAGGCTTGAAAAGATTCAGGAATCCTTACCCGAAGGAGTTGTTGTAGAACCTTTCCTTGACCGTGCTAAAATGGTGAATAATACAATCAGTACTGTAAAAACCAATCTGATGGAAGGGGCGTTGATCGTTGTTTTCATTCTGGTTTTGTTCCTTGGAAATTTCAGGGCAGGATTGTTGGTGGCATCGGTAATTCCTTTGGCTATGCTTTTTGCGATCATTATGATGAATATTTTCGGGGTAGGCGGAAACTTAATGAGTCTTGGAGCTCTTGATTTCGGGCTTATCGTAGACGGGGCCGTCATTATCGTTGAAGCTGTTCTCCATCAGTTAGCTCATAAAAAGCATTTTGGAAAAGACAATATGCTCAGCAAAAAGGAAATGGATCAGCAGGTTTCCAGTTCTGCTTCAAAGATGGTAAACAGTGCTGTTTTCGGACAGATTATTATCCTTATTGTTTACCTTCCGATCTTTACACTTCAGGGAATTGAAGGGAAAATGTTTAAACCTATGGCCCAAACCGTTGCTTTCGCATTGGTGGGAGCGTTTCTGCTTTCTCTGACTTATATTCCCATGATGAGTTCCCTTGTTTTAAGCAAGAAGAAAAAAGAAAAAGACAATATTTCAGACCGGGTGATGGCTAAAGTGGAAATTGGTCACCAGAAACTCCTGATGAAAGCTCTTAAATTCAGAAAAACAATTCTCCTTGCCGTATTGGTTCTTTTTGCGGGAGCTGTACTGATCCTTTCGAGAATGGGTGGTGAATTTATCCCTTCGCTGGAAGAAGGAGATTTCGCTGTTGAAATGCGTATCCTGCAGGGAAGTAATATCAATGAAACAAAAAAAGTAACCACACAGGCAGCCGGAATTCTTCTGAAAGAGTTTCCCGAAGTAGAAAAAGTAGTGACCAAGATCGGAAGTGCAGAAATTCCTACAGAGCCCATGCCAATGGATGCAGGAGATATGATTATCGTTTTAAAACCTAAAAAGGAATGGACTTCTGCCACATCATTTCCGGAACTTTCAGAAAAGATGAGTACATCGCTCAAAGTGATTCCGGGGCTTACTACAGGGTTTCAGTTCCCTGTTCAGATGCGTTTTAATGAGTTGATGACAGGAGCCCGTCAGGATGTTGTATGTAAAATTTATGGAGAAAATCTTGACAGCCTTGCGGTGTATGCCAAAAAGCTGGGAGGGATTATCAACACGGTAAAAGGCGCTCAGGATCTTTACCTGGAGCCTGTTGTAGGTGCTCCCCAGGTAGTCATCGATTATAACCGTTCGGAGCTTTCGCGTCATCATATTTCCGTGGCAGAAATTAACAGGGTAATCAATATGGCTTTTGCAGGGCAAACCGCAGGCGCTTTATATGAAGGGGAAAGAAAGTTTGATATTGTCGTCCGTATGGATAATGAACATAAAAAAGACATCACCAGTATTCAAAATCTTCTGGTGCCTACTGCTTCCGGAGAGCAGATTCCCTTGTCTCAATTAGCGAAAGTGGAATTAAAAGAAAGCCCGAACCAGATCCAGAGAGAAGATACCAAAAGACGGATCATTGTAGGTTTCAATGTAAGGGGAAGAGA includes:
- a CDS encoding CusA/CzcA family heavy metal efflux RND transporter, coding for MLNKIIEFSVKNKLIIALFTIGLILLGIYETTKLPIDAQPDITNNQVQIITTAPSYGAADIERLVTFPIEQATSNISGITELRSFSRFGLSLVTVVFDDKTDVYWARQQVQERLQLVQENIPEGIGKPELGPISSGLGEIFQYVVRAKKGYENVYDETELRTIQDWVIRRQLLGTKGVADVSSFGGKLKQYEIAINPNQLQAFNININDVFAALEKNNQNTGGAYIEKKETVLFIRSEGLLGSAEDIGNIQVANTKDGIPVHIKDVASVKIGFATRYGAMTYNDTGEVSGAIVLMLKGENANEVIGNIKQRLEKIQESLPEGVVVEPFLDRAKMVNNTISTVKTNLMEGALIVVFILVLFLGNFRAGLLVASVIPLAMLFAIIMMNIFGVGGNLMSLGALDFGLIVDGAVIIVEAVLHQLAHKKHFGKDNMLSKKEMDQQVSSSASKMVNSAVFGQIIILIVYLPIFTLQGIEGKMFKPMAQTVAFALVGAFLLSLTYIPMMSSLVLSKKKKEKDNISDRVMAKVEIGHQKLLMKALKFRKTILLAVLVLFAGAVLILSRMGGEFIPSLEEGDFAVEMRILQGSNINETKKVTTQAAGILLKEFPEVEKVVTKIGSAEIPTEPMPMDAGDMIIVLKPKKEWTSATSFPELSEKMSTSLKVIPGLTTGFQFPVQMRFNELMTGARQDVVCKIYGENLDSLAVYAKKLGGIINTVKGAQDLYLEPVVGAPQVVIDYNRSELSRHHISVAEINRVINMAFAGQTAGALYEGERKFDIVVRMDNEHKKDITSIQNLLVPTASGEQIPLSQLAKVELKESPNQIQREDTKRRIIVGFNVRGRDVQSIVEELQKKANKDLKLSSGYTISYGGAFENLNEAKARLGIAVPISLVMIFLLLFFAFGSVKHSLIIYTAIPLSAIGGVYFMALRGMPFSISAGVGFIALFGVAVLNGIVLISEFNRLKNNGITNTSRIVLMGTRIRLRPVLMTAFVASLGFLPMALSSGAGAEVQRPLATVVIGGLMLATLLTLFVLPILYVLFERINKNKMKFSKKVNYKKLFVIVLLFSFGGITAQESITYEEALEKAYQQNGTLKNSKLISEYQEKLKASYLDLPQLEVAGAIGQIQGQETDNSFSVSQRFSFPTVYSKRKQMLDASWTASVMHQNLTKAQLRKEVSDTFYRILTLQEKKKVLEYISRLYQNFADKAALRLKKGEANILEESTGAIQKEQADIQLNTLENDLSIAKLQLQLLLQSEKLYQPVADKAILEVALQLSEEMINQHPELQYLQQQIKINEAEVQLEKSKLLPELMIGYTNQSMKNMNNNRFNSVQIGVGIPLFTKGQKALAKAAQAKIAVSENEYQRKEIELKNRIGQQVSNYMNQKKIIENYEQKQLPKSETILTAAQKQLDAGEIDYMTWVLLVNQAVKTKADYIDHLEKLNQIAAEFNYLISK